GCCATTTATATATTTACATAATGTTGCAAAAGCTCAAAAACCTATCTAAAACAAAGAAATTAATCTGTTGTGCTATTTTAATAGGGTTAATTTGGTTTAGGTTCTTCTCCCTTCCTGATAAATTATTTAATTCTCCTACCTGTTTTGTTCTTGAAGATAATAAAGGCGAGCTTCTGGGTGCAACAATAGCCAGCGATGGACAATGGCGTTTTCCAAACAATGAAATAGTCCCTGAAAAGTTTTCGAAATGCATTGTTGCCTTTGAAGACAAACGATTTTATCACCATTTGGGCATTGATCCGTTAGCATTTGGGAGGGCAATTGAGCAAAATATAAAAGCTAACTCAGTAGTGAGCGGTGGTAGTACCATCACTATGCAGGTTGTAAGACTTTCAAGAAATAAGCCACGTACTATCAGTCAAAAGTTAATAGAAATGCTCTTGGCGTTTCGGTTAGAGCTTTCAAAGTCAAAAAAAGAAATTTTGGCTATATATGCTGCTAATGCTCCTTTCGGAACTAATGTTATTGGTTTGGAGGCTGCATCTTGGCGTTATTACGGTCGTTCGGCTGATCAATTGAGCTGGGGAGAAATAGCTGCTTTGGCAGTGCTGCCTAATAGTCCTTCGCTGGTACATCCGGGTAAAAACAGGAAAATATTGGAAACAAAGAGAAACAGGTTGCTGGATAAATTATTGTCAGAAAACATTATTGACAAAAGCACTTGTGAATTATCAAAGTTGGAGCCGCTACCTGATAAACCATATGCATTACCCCGTTTTGCACCTCACCTACTGGATCGGTTCGTGCATGATTTTAAGCATCAGCCTCAATTATTCAAAGAAACGCGCATCCTTAGCACTGTTCAATTTGAACTGCAGCAAAAAGTTTCTGATATCCTAAACCGTCATCATATTTATTTTAAAGCAAATGGAGTTGATAACGCTGCTGCTTTAGTATTAGATGTTGAAACCGGAAATGCACTGGCCTACGTTGGTAATATTGTTAATGGCATTTCCGATAACCAGGTTGATGTAATACCGGCTCCTCGCAGTCCGGGTAGTACCTTAAAACCATTATTGTATGCTGCAATGCTTTCTGAAGGCGATATTTTGCCTAATACCTTGATACCTGATATACCAACTCAGGTTGCCGGGTATACTCCCGAAAATTACGATTTAGGCTACGATGGAGCTGTTCCGGCATCACGCGCTCTGGCACGTTCATTAAATATTCCAGCGGTGAAAATGTTGCAGAATTATCGCTATGAACGTTTTTACGATAAGCTTAAGCAACTTGGAGTTACTACACTTAAACAACCATCAGGACATTATGGCTTATCATTGATACTTGGAGGAGGAGAGAATTCTATGTGGGAATTGGCCGGAATCTATGCCGGTTTGGCCCGAACATTAAATCATCAAAGCAGAGATAATGGGAAATATGCATCAGAAGATTTTCATCAGCCTAATTATTGTCTGGTTAAAACTAATATGGCTGATAACGCCGACAACTTACGCGATCATGGAGTTTTAGATGCTGGAGCAATTTGGTCCACATTTAATGCGATGGAAGAAGTTATGCGTCCCGGAGAAGAACAACTTTGGCAGCAATTTTCATCAACACAACGTATTGCCTGGAAAACAGGAACTAGTTTTGGGTTTCGCGATGGTTGGGCAATAGGACTTACTCCAAAATATGTTGTGGCAGTTTGGGCTGGTAATGCTGATGGAGAAGGTCGGCCCGGTTTAACTGGCATCTCTATGGCGGCTCCGGTTATGTTTGATATTTTCAGACTTTTACCAGCCGGAAACTGGTTTGATGCACCCTATGATAAACTTAGAAAAATACCCATTTGCAGGCTAAGCGGATATAAAGCAAGTAAGCTATGCGAAATGTCTGATTCGGTTTGGGTACCTAAAGCTGGCGTAAATACACAGATGTGTCCTTATCATCAGTTGATACATTTAGACCAAAGCGGGAGGTATCGTGTAAACGCTGACTGTGAATCTCCCGACAAAATGAAAACTAGAGCATGGTTTGTTCTTCCTCCATCCATGGAATGGTATTATAAATCAAAAAATCAATATTATCAGCCACTACCACCTTTTAAACCCGACTGTGTTGGAGCCACAGAACAAGGCACTGCAATGGACATGATTTATCCGAAAAATGGATCTAAAATTTATGTTCCGTTAGAATTTGACGGTTCAAAAGGAAAAACGATTTTTTCAGTTGCCCATCGTAACGCCGAAACAGCAATCTTTTGGCATCTGGATGATAAATTTATTGAAACCACCAAAAGCTTTCATCAAGTTGCATTAAATCCTAAACCGGGTAAACATAAACTTACTTTGGTAGATGAAAATGGTGAACGACTGGAAATTGGATTTGAAATTTTGGAAAAGGAGAAGTAAAAATGCAGCTCAAGTTATTGTGATTTTTATGGCCATTCTAAAAGCTATTTCTTCCGTTTTGTTATCAATAGTAATCACGCTTCTTCGAACTTGTTAATAAATTGTATAATCCATTTTATTTTTCAATCTTATTTATTAAATTACTAGTTATTCAATAAAATACATATCTATTTTTATGGTACCTATTTATACTCTCTCTAAATGAAAAAGCTTTTTTTTCTTCTGTTGCTTCTTCCAGTATTAGGAATGAGCCAGACAAAGAATGTTGTTAATACAACACGAGTATTCCCTAAACCCGACAAAGGAGCTGAATTTGAAAAAGCTCTTGCCAGTCACGCACAAAAATTTCACACCGGAGATTGGCGGTGGAGAGTGTTTAGTATTGAAACCGGTCCGGATGCTGGCGGTTATAATATCGTTGAAGGACCCACCAGTTGGGATGCAATTGATGGGCGCGGCGATATAAGCGCTGAACATATGACTGATTGGAACACTAATATTGCTCCTTTAATTTCGGATCGTGGCACCTCAGCCTATGGGGTATATAGTGAGGAATTAAGTACAGTTGCCCTTACTGATTATACTGATAAAGTTTCCCTAATCCATCTTTATCCTAAACCCGGTAAGTTTCCCCAGGTTTTAGAAATGATTAAATCCTTGAAAAAAATGTGGCAATCAGGAAATGAATCTGTTGCCGTATATAAATCAGTGGCATCAGGCCCTCCTTCAATTACAATTGCCTTTCGGATGAAAGGGGGCTTAAAAGAATTAGCAGAAGGCTATCGTAAGCCGATGGCTGAAAGATATAATGCGGCTAACGGAGCGGGTTCTTATGATAAATTCATCCAAAAAGTTGCAGAGAATATTGATAAACGTTGGGATGAATTGATTTTCTATCGAGCGAACTTAAGTTCAAAATAATAGCAGAATGGCACCCTTAAAAGGTGTCATTTTTTATTCCAATTTATTGATTCCTTAATTCCTATGATTCCACTTCAGAAATGAGGTCGTTCAATAGCTTTGATAAATGAAAGAGCTTGTTGAGTCAGATATTTATGATGATTGTTTAAACATGTATAAAAATATAAAAAATAGGTAACCGGCATTTATTTTTTAATTCTATTGTTTTTTCTTTGCATAAATGTTTGCCTCTCATTCTAATCTATCATTTTAATTAAAGCTAAACCAATTATATGCCGGGGCAAGTCCTATTGTTACGCATTTTCTTATTTTTTCTATTCCTTATTCCGGTAACTGTAAATGGGCAATGGGTGCTTAATGGAAAAGTAATAGACGAACAATACGGAGATCCGTTACCCGGCGCAAGTGTTTCATTCCTGAAAACTAAAGGGACTGGAATTCTTACAGATGTAAATGGTTATTTTAAATTGGTGATACCAAAAAATCTTAAGGATTCTCTAGAGGTAAACTTTGTAGGTTACAAAAAGGCGATCGTGGGTTTTGATGAAAGTCAAACCGATACTTTAGTGGTTAAGTTAGTTTCTTCAACAGTATTGTTGAACGATTATATAGTTACGTTCAAACGAGAAGATCCTGCCTACGACATTATTCGGGAAGCCTTGAAAAGAAGGAAAATCAATAATCCATTCAATTTAAAGGCCTATGAATACGAAAGCTACAGCCGCGTTGAAAGCTACTTGAGCAGTGCGGATAGTTCATCAATTAATGGTATGCGCATTTTTAAACAGATGCGAACCAAAGCCAAGGAATTGAATATTGTGAAAGACAGTCTCGGTAATTCAATGATACCTATTGTTGCTGCCGAAACCTATAGTAACTACTATAATTCGAACAATCCGCAAGCGGAAAGGGAAGATGTGGTTAATAAAAATGTGAAAGGAATTGGTATTGATGACGTGGATGCCGCCGGTGATTTATTGACGGGAAAACTTAATAACTATAATTTCTTCAATAATTACATCCGAATCTTATCAAAGGACTTTTCTTCTCCTTTAGGAGATGGTTGTATTTTAAACTATAAGTATAAGTTAAAAGCCGATAGTGATTTAGTTGATGGCGTATGGTGCACGCGAATTGATATAAAACCTCATAATCCGGCAGCGCTGGCATTTACCGGTACTATTTGGTTAAGTATTAATGATTATGCTCCGGTTAAGCTTAGTTTACAAACGAATAACAAAACCACCATCAATTTTATTGAAAACCTTAGTATTGAACAGCATTTAGCAAAAGGTGAAAGTGCATGCTTTCCGGTTAGTACTTTATCGAAGGCGGAGGTAGTTGATCCTCAAAATCTTTTACCTCGTATCTACGTTAGCTATCTAACCCTAAACTCAAATATAGTAGCCAATAAACTCTACGAACCAAATTTCTATTATCAACTTGCAGATACCACAATTTCAGAATTTGATTTAAAGCGCAGGGAGCTAGTTGCCAGGTTAAACAGTTCTTCAACGGTTCCTCCTGCTATTTTTTCTCAGATAGAAGCGATGCGAAATCTAGGAGCAGTAAAGCAAAATGTGAAATTAGCAAACGTTATAGGTACGTTGTATTATCCGGTTGGACAAGTTGATATTGGTCCGATTACTCGATTTGGGTTATGGAATGATGTGGAAGGCTTTAGACCAGGAGTAGCTTTGCGAAGCAATCAATACTTTCATGCAAATTGGCAATTAGCAGGATCAATTGCGTACGGTTTTACTGATAAACAATTTAAATACTCGTCAGAGGTAGCATATCGATATAGAAATAAGCGTAACAGTATTTGGGGGGCAAGCATTCAGAAAGATATTTTGCCGCTGAGTATAGTAGGGGAGAACAACAGTGAATGGGTAAATGCTAATGCCTTTATGCGTGAGTTGTTTATCACAAGTACACGCTGGGCGGCTATTGCAGAGCGTTTGCCATTCTATCAAAATCAGAACAAAGTATGGTTTGAAACTGATTTGACTGCTGAAATCAGGCAGAAACTTTCTTTCCATAATTCCAGTTTGAAGGATGTCCAATTAAGTCCAATGCGGTTTAATGATTTAACTTATTCTGAAATCCTTCTGGAAATATCTTTTATGAAAACCCAGAAAAAAATAAGGATGAAGAATAACCGTCAGATTAATATGGGCGGAATGCAGTTTCCTCGTTTTACGGTTTGGTTGGCAAAGGGGGTGAAAGGTTTGTTGGGTGGACAGTATAATTACCAGAAGGTTTATGCTAATATTTCGCAAAAAAATATAAATGTTTTGGGCTTAGGCCATTCCTTTTTCCAGATAAATGGAGGATATATTTTCTCCAAAGTGCCATTTCCATTACTACGAACTCATCAAGGTAATGAATCGATCATGATTTTTGACAGAGGATTCAACCAAATGAAATATGCCGAGTTTGTAAGTGATCAATACGTAGCTTTTAACTGGAATCATTCATTCGATTCTCCATTATGTGACCGAGTGCCTGTGTTTGCTCAATTAAGCCGTTATTTAAGATGCAGAACGAGCATATATGCAGGGTTGGTCTTTGGTAGTTTACGTAATGAAAATAAAGTGTTACTAAATCAGTGGCAGATGGAGCGCCCTTTAGGTTTAAAATCATTAACATTTAATAAGCCTTATATTGAAGTAGGGGCAAGCTTGGATAATATTTTCAGATTTTTATCGGTAGGGTATTTTAAACGATTAACTTATACTTATTCTGGAGAATCTAAAGGTGGAATTAAACTAGCTGCAAAAGTTAGTTTATAGAAAAATGGTTTAGTTATTGTATGTTTTTTAACTGTTAGTTATAAATAAGTACAATGCTGCATCACCTACATCTACCCAATATTTTATTTTTAGATATTGAAACGGTTTCACAACAGTCAGATTTTGATTCGTTAAGTGAAGAGTTTAAGCTCCTGTGGGATGCTAAATCGGGATACTTTAGAAAAGAGGATCAATCAGCTTCAGAAGTGTATCAACGAGCTGCCATTTATGCCGAGTTTGGTAAAATTGTTTGTATATCTATTGGTAGAATTATTATTGATGGAGATGACAAACGTTTTAGAGTGAAATCCTTTTATGGTGATGATGAAAAGGCTTTACTGAATGATTTTGCAGATTTGCTTCACAAACAAAAAAGTACTGCCATTTTATGTGCACATAACGGGAAGGAATTCGACTTTCCTTATTTGTCAAGAAGAATGCTGATCAATGGGGTTCTTCTCCCTCATTTATTAGATAATGCAGGGAAAAGGCCTTGGGAAATCAATCTCCTCGATACGATGGAGCTATGGAAATTCGGAGATTATAAAAGTTATACTTCCCTTCGGTTATTAGCTGCAGTTTTCGGAATTCCAACTCCAAAAGATGATATTGATGGAAGCATGGTGGGAGAGGTTTACTGGAACAGCCACGATTTGGAACGAATTCGTACTTATTGCGAAAAAGACGTGCTTACCATCGCTCAGCTCTTGTTAAAGTTTAAAGGAAGCAATTTAATTTCTGCTGATAAAGTTGAAATTGTATAGCCTCTGTCGCATTTATTTCCCTCTAAATTTCTATCGTTCCAATCATTCTTAATTGCTATTTTGCGGGCATGTCAAAGGCAATTCTTGAAGTAAAAAATCTTAATACACATTTTAAAACAGAAAACGGTTGGGTAATAGCGGTTAAAAATGTCAACTTTTCCCTAGATGAAGGAGAAGTAGTAGGCATTGTAGGAGAATCGGGTTCGGGTAAATCAGTTACATCATTATCAATCATGCAATTGATTGCCAAGAGCAACGGCCGAAATGAAGGGGAGATTTTATTTACCGAAGAAGGGAATACAACTAATTTGCTAACCCTTTCTGAAGAAGAAATTAGGGCTTTCCGTGGAAATAAAATTGCGATGATTTTTCAAGAACCAATGACGTCGCTTAATCCCGTTTACACATTAGGGGATCAGGTTTCTGAAGCCATTCGATTGCATCAAAAGGTAGATAAAGCTACAGCCCGCCAAAAAACCATTGATTTGTTTAATGAGGTGCAGCTGCCAAGAGCCGAACAATTGTATGATTCTTATCCACATCAGGTTTCTGGAGGTCAAAAACAGCGTGTAATGATTGCCATGGCACTTTCATGTAATCCAAAACTGTTAATAGCTGATGAACCTACAACTGCCCTAGATGTTACTGTACAAAAAACAATTATTGAACTTCTGAAAAAACTGAAACAAGATCGTGGGATGAGCATGATTTTCATTTCTCACGATTTGGGTTTGGTTTCTGAGATATCAGACAAGGTTGTGGTAATGTACAAAGGTCAGGTGGTTGAACAAGGTTTAGCCGACAGGATTTTTCTCCAGCCGCAACACCCATATACAAAAGGGTTGCTGGCATGCCGTCCGGCAGCGAATCTTCGACTTAAAAGATTGCCTACTGTTTCAGATTTTATGGAAGTCACAGAAGACGGAACTATCCTTGAAACAGCCATCAACTTGAATAATTTAGATGACCAATTTGGATTCAAATCCGGCGAAAGGGAAGAGAGAAGAAAAAAATTGTATGCACAGGAACCACTGCTGAAACTATCGGGTGTGCAAACATGGTTTCCAATTAAAAAAGGCCTA
Above is a window of Solitalea lacus DNA encoding:
- the pbpC gene encoding penicillin-binding protein 1C, which encodes MLQKLKNLSKTKKLICCAILIGLIWFRFFSLPDKLFNSPTCFVLEDNKGELLGATIASDGQWRFPNNEIVPEKFSKCIVAFEDKRFYHHLGIDPLAFGRAIEQNIKANSVVSGGSTITMQVVRLSRNKPRTISQKLIEMLLAFRLELSKSKKEILAIYAANAPFGTNVIGLEAASWRYYGRSADQLSWGEIAALAVLPNSPSLVHPGKNRKILETKRNRLLDKLLSENIIDKSTCELSKLEPLPDKPYALPRFAPHLLDRFVHDFKHQPQLFKETRILSTVQFELQQKVSDILNRHHIYFKANGVDNAAALVLDVETGNALAYVGNIVNGISDNQVDVIPAPRSPGSTLKPLLYAAMLSEGDILPNTLIPDIPTQVAGYTPENYDLGYDGAVPASRALARSLNIPAVKMLQNYRYERFYDKLKQLGVTTLKQPSGHYGLSLILGGGENSMWELAGIYAGLARTLNHQSRDNGKYASEDFHQPNYCLVKTNMADNADNLRDHGVLDAGAIWSTFNAMEEVMRPGEEQLWQQFSSTQRIAWKTGTSFGFRDGWAIGLTPKYVVAVWAGNADGEGRPGLTGISMAAPVMFDIFRLLPAGNWFDAPYDKLRKIPICRLSGYKASKLCEMSDSVWVPKAGVNTQMCPYHQLIHLDQSGRYRVNADCESPDKMKTRAWFVLPPSMEWYYKSKNQYYQPLPPFKPDCVGATEQGTAMDMIYPKNGSKIYVPLEFDGSKGKTIFSVAHRNAETAIFWHLDDKFIETTKSFHQVALNPKPGKHKLTLVDENGERLEIGFEILEKEK
- a CDS encoding ABC transporter ATP-binding protein is translated as MSKAILEVKNLNTHFKTENGWVIAVKNVNFSLDEGEVVGIVGESGSGKSVTSLSIMQLIAKSNGRNEGEILFTEEGNTTNLLTLSEEEIRAFRGNKIAMIFQEPMTSLNPVYTLGDQVSEAIRLHQKVDKATARQKTIDLFNEVQLPRAEQLYDSYPHQVSGGQKQRVMIAMALSCNPKLLIADEPTTALDVTVQKTIIELLKKLKQDRGMSMIFISHDLGLVSEISDKVVVMYKGQVVEQGLADRIFLQPQHPYTKGLLACRPAANLRLKRLPTVSDFMEVTEDGTILETAINLNNLDDQFGFKSGEREERRKKLYAQEPLLKLSGVQTWFPIKKGLFGKANDYVKAVDDITFDVYPGETLGLVGESGCGKTTLGRSILRLVEPTGGSILFEGKELRSLSNEQMRELRKDVQIIFQDPYSSLNPRLTVGSSIMEPMQVHKVLMNDKERKERVLELLRRVNLKEEHFNRYPHEFSGGQRQRICIARALALNPKFIICDESVSALDVSVQAQVLNLLIELREEFNLTYIFISHDLSVVKFISDRMVVMKKGKIEEMGDPEKIYNNPQQEYTKRLIDAIPKGKLLKV
- a CDS encoding DUF5686 family protein; this translates as MPGQVLLLRIFLFFLFLIPVTVNGQWVLNGKVIDEQYGDPLPGASVSFLKTKGTGILTDVNGYFKLVIPKNLKDSLEVNFVGYKKAIVGFDESQTDTLVVKLVSSTVLLNDYIVTFKREDPAYDIIREALKRRKINNPFNLKAYEYESYSRVESYLSSADSSSINGMRIFKQMRTKAKELNIVKDSLGNSMIPIVAAETYSNYYNSNNPQAEREDVVNKNVKGIGIDDVDAAGDLLTGKLNNYNFFNNYIRILSKDFSSPLGDGCILNYKYKLKADSDLVDGVWCTRIDIKPHNPAALAFTGTIWLSINDYAPVKLSLQTNNKTTINFIENLSIEQHLAKGESACFPVSTLSKAEVVDPQNLLPRIYVSYLTLNSNIVANKLYEPNFYYQLADTTISEFDLKRRELVARLNSSSTVPPAIFSQIEAMRNLGAVKQNVKLANVIGTLYYPVGQVDIGPITRFGLWNDVEGFRPGVALRSNQYFHANWQLAGSIAYGFTDKQFKYSSEVAYRYRNKRNSIWGASIQKDILPLSIVGENNSEWVNANAFMRELFITSTRWAAIAERLPFYQNQNKVWFETDLTAEIRQKLSFHNSSLKDVQLSPMRFNDLTYSEILLEISFMKTQKKIRMKNNRQINMGGMQFPRFTVWLAKGVKGLLGGQYNYQKVYANISQKNINVLGLGHSFFQINGGYIFSKVPFPLLRTHQGNESIMIFDRGFNQMKYAEFVSDQYVAFNWNHSFDSPLCDRVPVFAQLSRYLRCRTSIYAGLVFGSLRNENKVLLNQWQMERPLGLKSLTFNKPYIEVGASLDNIFRFLSVGYFKRLTYTYSGESKGGIKLAAKVSL
- a CDS encoding 3'-5' exonuclease; translated protein: MLHHLHLPNILFLDIETVSQQSDFDSLSEEFKLLWDAKSGYFRKEDQSASEVYQRAAIYAEFGKIVCISIGRIIIDGDDKRFRVKSFYGDDEKALLNDFADLLHKQKSTAILCAHNGKEFDFPYLSRRMLINGVLLPHLLDNAGKRPWEINLLDTMELWKFGDYKSYTSLRLLAAVFGIPTPKDDIDGSMVGEVYWNSHDLERIRTYCEKDVLTIAQLLLKFKGSNLISADKVEIV